The following is a genomic window from Acidimicrobiales bacterium.
GTTTTCTACGCCGACCATCGGCCGGGAGTGGATGGTCGGGGAGACGGGACACGCCGTGGAGCGCCTTTCACCCAACGGAACGGTGTCGGTACGAGACGCCGTCTGGCGGGCCACCACCAACCGGGCCACCCCACTGGAGCCGGGCGACGAGCTCCGGGTGGTGGCCATCGACGGCCTGTGGTTGGAGGTCGAACCCCTGGAGGGTGCAGCCCGGGACTACCGGCAACGGGGCGGCGACACCTCGCAGGACAACTAACCCCGCCCGGAGAGTCGGTAACGAGCCACCCGAACCCCCCTTGCCCGTCCATCGACTCACGTCCTAGGTTCGCCACAGGCCCCGAGGGACGAGCCGACGGTGGCGAACCAGGGGGTATGCGGATGTCCGACGGTGACGCATTCCGAGACTGGCACGGCAGGGCGGCCTGCCGCGGCCCACAGGCGGCGGTGTTCTACCCACCCGACACGGGCGAACAGCGCGACGAGCGGCGATGGCGGGAGGCCCAGGCCAAGGCCATCTGCAACCAGTGCGCCGTGGTCGGCCGGTGCCTGGAGTTCGCTGTGGCCCGTCGCGAGACCCACGGGATCTGGGGCGGCACCAGTGAGGCAGAGCGCAGGGTCCTAATCGACCGCTGACCCCGACCGGCAAACCGGCAAACCGGGTTAG
Proteins encoded in this region:
- a CDS encoding WhiB family transcriptional regulator, producing the protein MSDGDAFRDWHGRAACRGPQAAVFYPPDTGEQRDERRWREAQAKAICNQCAVVGRCLEFAVARRETHGIWGGTSEAERRVLIDR